In a genomic window of Flavobacterium sp. KACC 22761:
- the arsC gene encoding arsenate reductase (glutaredoxin) (This arsenate reductase requires both glutathione and glutaredoxin to convert arsenate to arsenite, after which the efflux transporter formed by ArsA and ArsB can extrude the arsenite from the cell, providing resistance.) produces MIQIYHNPRCGKSRSCLAFIDQSKQEFEIIPYLTETPNFDELKELLKKLNLEPIQLVRIKENIWIENYKGKNLSNDEIIQAMVENPILIERPIVVKDGKAIIGRDLDLVADFLD; encoded by the coding sequence ATGATACAAATTTACCATAATCCTAGATGTGGAAAATCACGAAGCTGTCTAGCTTTTATTGATCAGTCAAAACAAGAATTTGAAATTATTCCTTATTTGACTGAAACGCCAAACTTTGATGAATTGAAAGAATTGCTTAAAAAATTAAATTTAGAACCTATTCAACTCGTTCGCATTAAAGAAAATATCTGGATTGAAAATTATAAGGGAAAAAATTTGAGCAACGACGAAATTATTCAAGCTATGGTCGAAAATCCAATTTTGATTGAACGCCCAATTGTCGTTAAAGACGGTAAAGCCATCATTGGGAGAGATCTTGATTTAGTCGCTGACTTTTTAGATTAA
- a CDS encoding CPBP family intramembrane glutamic endopeptidase, whose amino-acid sequence MFLEQGIKPHNKFFLYLIGSVIIIAASFVGQIPLSVAILYSSFKNKTEIPTQENAVLKVFEPNLTLFLVMISFVFAFAGVCFVVKYLHKQTLLSVTTSRKKVDWNRILFSFIIWAIFSGLSFWAIYLKDPEKFIWNFKLVPFLILVVIATLLIPIQTSTEEYVFRGYLMQGFANLAKNRWFPLMMTSLIFGSMHIFNPEVAKMGYVIMFYYIGTGLFLGVITLMDEGIELALGFHAANNLTGALLVTSDWTVFQTHSIFKDMSEPSAGLDVILPVVIVYPILLLIFSKKYKWANWKEKLTGNINI is encoded by the coding sequence ATGTTTTTAGAACAAGGAATTAAACCTCATAATAAATTTTTTCTGTATCTCATTGGGTCAGTTATTATCATAGCGGCTTCGTTTGTTGGCCAAATTCCGCTTTCCGTAGCTATTCTTTATTCTAGTTTTAAGAATAAAACAGAAATTCCAACACAAGAGAATGCAGTTTTGAAAGTGTTTGAGCCAAACTTGACTTTGTTTTTGGTTATGATTTCTTTTGTTTTTGCGTTTGCAGGGGTTTGTTTTGTTGTAAAATACCTTCATAAACAGACACTTTTGTCGGTTACAACATCAAGAAAAAAAGTAGATTGGAATCGTATTTTGTTTTCATTTATCATTTGGGCTATTTTTTCGGGCTTGAGTTTTTGGGCGATCTATTTAAAAGATCCTGAGAAGTTTATATGGAATTTTAAGTTAGTCCCTTTTTTGATTTTAGTTGTAATTGCAACATTGCTCATTCCGATTCAAACCAGTACCGAAGAATATGTTTTTAGAGGTTATTTGATGCAAGGGTTTGCCAATTTGGCCAAAAATCGATGGTTTCCGCTAATGATGACTTCTCTGATTTTTGGATCCATGCATATTTTTAATCCCGAAGTCGCAAAAATGGGATATGTCATTATGTTTTATTACATCGGGACAGGTTTGTTTTTAGGCGTGATTACACTAATGGATGAAGGAATCGAATTGGCTCTTGGTTTTCATGCCGCGAATAATTTGACCGGCGCTTTGCTCGTTACGTCAGATTGGACTGTTTTTCAAACGCATTCCATTTTCAAAGATATGTCTGAACCTTCCGCAGGACTTGATGTAATATTGCCCGTGGTGATTGTTTATCCTATACTGTTGCTTATTTTCAGCAAAAAGTATAAATGGGCAAATTGGAAAGAAAAATTGACTGGTAACATAAATATTTAA
- a CDS encoding outer membrane beta-barrel family protein, with amino-acid sequence MKKIKFAVLLVLFFASFYNYAQQAPPGKNKVKVTGKVFEKVSKQPLEYATISLMAPNDTKVVAGGITNPKGEFEVAVAPGTYDIKVEFISFKSTEIKGKNISGDTNLGVVNLSEDAAQLNEVVVRAEKSTVEIKLDKKVYSVGQDMMVKGGTVSDVLDNVPSVSVDTEGNVSLRGSDNIRILIDGRPSNAINIAEALRQLPADAIDKVEVITNPSARYDAEGGSGLINIILKKGKNQGFNGTFIASTGIPETYGLSGNLNYKTEKLNYFTTLGYNHRTNEGAGLTNTEYLNADGTPKGFLDEDRDTKRESDGFNGRAGIEWTVAPNTYWTNAINYQKNSGDTRDLINYYNYDAAHAFTGTSFRLNNGDTGSQNVEYTSNLIKNFNDKGHKLTADLSISKNDDNSNSTITASPNYNTTLNDQVQKQVLFQADYVLPLGKGSQFEAGYKGSFGDLNNEYFVTDENGAKDPNLSNTLEYKENINALYTQYGFKVNKFSYLFGLRWEDTNIHVNLLETNDFNTKKYNNLFPSAFISYELSDQSSFSASYSKRLTRPRGRFMNPAVNYSSNINIFQGNPDLDPSLTDKYDIGYIKRWDKLTFNTSAYFEDTKDVFSFVRTPNGNVVNGIPVILNRPINLGKEQKFGFEFTLNYTPFKIWRINSNFNFYNVKTTGENTYVDFNGNTVIQNLDNQANTWFARINSKLTLPYKIDWQLSANYNGSQKTAQGKNLDMFGMNTALSKDVLKDKATVAFNISDIFNSRIMRSYTYLQNSTTLESQTAYSEMQFRKRQFNLSFTYRFNKPKGERDKNAAPREGDGGGEFPG; translated from the coding sequence ATGAAAAAAATCAAATTTGCTGTATTGCTTGTGCTTTTTTTTGCAAGTTTTTACAACTATGCACAACAGGCGCCTCCTGGTAAAAACAAGGTAAAAGTTACTGGAAAAGTTTTTGAAAAGGTTAGCAAACAACCACTTGAATACGCTACAATATCGCTTATGGCACCAAACGACACAAAGGTTGTTGCTGGCGGAATCACCAATCCAAAAGGTGAATTTGAAGTTGCTGTAGCACCTGGAACTTATGATATCAAGGTAGAATTCATTTCATTTAAATCAACTGAAATCAAAGGAAAAAATATTTCTGGCGACACTAATTTAGGCGTTGTAAATTTATCAGAAGATGCAGCACAATTGAATGAAGTTGTCGTTCGTGCAGAAAAATCGACTGTAGAAATAAAACTAGATAAAAAAGTTTACAGCGTGGGTCAAGACATGATGGTAAAAGGAGGGACTGTAAGTGACGTTCTTGACAATGTGCCATCTGTTTCTGTTGATACTGAAGGAAACGTAAGTTTGAGAGGAAGTGACAATATTAGAATTTTAATTGACGGACGACCTTCAAACGCTATTAATATTGCAGAAGCTTTACGTCAACTTCCTGCTGACGCAATTGACAAAGTAGAAGTTATCACCAATCCATCGGCTCGTTATGATGCTGAAGGTGGATCTGGATTAATCAATATCATTCTTAAAAAAGGAAAAAATCAAGGTTTTAACGGAACTTTTATCGCCTCGACAGGTATTCCTGAAACTTACGGATTAAGTGGTAATTTAAACTACAAAACCGAAAAATTAAATTACTTCACCACTTTAGGATATAATCACAGAACAAATGAAGGTGCTGGTTTAACCAACACTGAATATTTGAATGCTGACGGAACGCCTAAAGGTTTCCTTGATGAAGACCGCGACACTAAAAGAGAATCTGACGGTTTTAATGGAAGAGCCGGAATCGAATGGACTGTAGCACCAAACACCTATTGGACAAATGCTATTAACTACCAAAAAAATTCAGGCGACACAAGAGACTTGATTAATTATTACAATTACGATGCTGCTCACGCTTTTACAGGAACTTCTTTCCGTCTAAACAATGGAGATACAGGAAGCCAAAACGTTGAGTACACTTCGAACTTAATCAAAAACTTCAACGATAAAGGACATAAACTTACTGCCGATTTATCTATTTCTAAAAACGACGACAACAGCAATAGTACGATTACTGCTTCGCCAAACTATAATACTACTTTAAACGATCAAGTTCAAAAGCAGGTATTATTTCAAGCTGATTATGTTTTGCCATTAGGAAAAGGAAGTCAGTTTGAAGCTGGATATAAAGGAAGTTTTGGAGATTTGAACAACGAATATTTTGTAACTGATGAAAATGGCGCTAAAGATCCAAATCTGTCAAATACTTTAGAATACAAAGAAAACATCAATGCTCTTTACACGCAATATGGTTTCAAAGTAAATAAATTCTCGTACTTATTTGGTCTTCGTTGGGAGGATACAAATATCCATGTAAATTTATTAGAGACGAATGATTTCAACACTAAAAAATACAACAACTTGTTCCCAAGTGCATTTATTAGTTATGAACTTTCAGACCAAAGCAGTTTTTCAGCTAGTTACAGCAAGCGTTTAACAAGACCAAGAGGACGTTTCATGAATCCAGCGGTAAACTATTCAAGTAATATCAATATTTTTCAGGGAAATCCTGATCTAGATCCATCATTGACAGACAAATATGATATTGGATATATTAAACGTTGGGATAAATTAACGTTCAATACATCTGCTTATTTTGAAGACACAAAAGATGTTTTCAGTTTTGTCCGTACGCCAAACGGAAATGTAGTAAACGGCATTCCGGTTATTTTAAACCGTCCGATCAATCTTGGAAAAGAGCAAAAATTTGGTTTTGAATTTACTTTAAATTATACACCATTTAAAATCTGGAGAATCAACAGTAACTTCAACTTTTACAACGTAAAAACAACTGGAGAAAACACTTATGTTGATTTCAACGGAAATACAGTAATACAAAATCTTGACAATCAAGCCAACACTTGGTTTGCGAGAATCAACTCAAAATTGACTTTGCCATACAAAATCGATTGGCAGTTGAGTGCAAACTACAACGGTTCACAAAAAACAGCTCAAGGAAAAAACCTAGATATGTTTGGTATGAACACAGCACTCAGTAAAGATGTCTTAAAAGACAAAGCAACGGTTGCTTTCAACATCAGCGATATTTTCAACTCAAGAATTATGAGATCATATACGTATCTTCAAAATTCGACAACACTTGAAAGCCAAACCGCTTATAGCGAAATGCAGTTCCGTAAACGTCAATTCAACTTATCGTTTACGTACCGTTTCAACAAGCCTAAAGGTGAAAGAGACAAAAATGCAGCTCCAAGAGAAGGAGACGGCGGAGGAGAATTCCCTGGATAA
- a CDS encoding RsmB/NOP family class I SAM-dependent RNA methyltransferase, which produces MRLHRNLVYTTIDSLNAIFNEGEYADKVVARALKKDKRWGSSDRKFVAETIYEIVRWKRLYAEIAEVKEPYDRDNLWRMFAVWAVLRGYPIPDWRQLEGTPERKIKGRFDELSKVRALKESIPDWMDELGVKELGEKVWAKEIAAQNQPAKVILRTNTLKGTKENLRNTLMDLNIETEYLKDQPEALVLKERANVFLTDAFKEGLFEVQDANSQLVAGFLDVQPGMRVVDTCAGAGGKTLHMASLMNNKGQLIAMDLYESKLKQLKLRAKRNGAFNIEYRIIDSTKVIKKLHEKADRVLIDAPCSGLGVLKRNPDSKWKLQPEFIDNIRKVQSEVLESYSKIVKPGGKLVYATCSVLPSENQEQVEKFLKTEIGQQFKFIEDRKMLASESGFDGFYMALLERKK; this is translated from the coding sequence ATGAGATTACACAGAAATTTAGTTTATACTACCATCGATTCTTTAAATGCTATTTTCAACGAAGGAGAATATGCAGATAAAGTGGTAGCTAGAGCATTAAAAAAAGACAAACGTTGGGGAAGTTCTGACAGGAAGTTTGTTGCTGAAACCATATACGAAATTGTTCGCTGGAAACGTCTATATGCAGAAATTGCCGAGGTAAAAGAACCTTACGACAGAGATAACTTATGGAGAATGTTTGCGGTTTGGGCAGTTTTAAGAGGCTATCCAATTCCAGATTGGAGACAATTAGAAGGAACTCCTGAACGAAAAATAAAAGGCCGTTTTGACGAACTTTCAAAAGTTAGAGCTTTAAAAGAATCTATTCCAGATTGGATGGATGAATTGGGTGTGAAAGAATTAGGCGAAAAAGTTTGGGCAAAAGAAATTGCGGCTCAAAATCAACCGGCTAAAGTTATCTTAAGAACCAATACACTTAAAGGAACTAAAGAAAACCTAAGAAACACGTTGATGGATTTAAATATCGAAACTGAATATTTAAAAGATCAGCCGGAAGCTTTAGTTTTAAAAGAAAGAGCAAACGTATTTTTAACAGACGCTTTTAAAGAAGGTCTGTTTGAAGTTCAAGATGCCAACTCGCAATTAGTTGCTGGTTTCTTAGATGTTCAGCCAGGAATGCGTGTTGTCGATACATGTGCTGGAGCGGGCGGAAAAACATTGCATATGGCTTCGTTAATGAACAATAAAGGGCAATTGATTGCGATGGATTTGTATGAAAGCAAATTGAAGCAATTAAAATTAAGAGCAAAAAGAAATGGCGCTTTTAATATTGAATACCGAATTATCGACAGCACGAAAGTGATCAAAAAACTGCACGAAAAAGCAGATCGTGTTTTGATCGATGCTCCTTGTAGCGGATTAGGTGTTTTGAAAAGAAACCCTGATTCAAAATGGAAATTGCAACCTGAATTTATCGATAATATTCGCAAAGTGCAGAGCGAAGTATTAGAAAGCTATTCTAAAATTGTAAAACCGGGCGGAAAATTAGTTTATGCAACATGTTCTGTTTTGCCTTCTGAAAATCAAGAACAGGTTGAAAAATTCCTAAAAACTGAAATCGGGCAACAATTCAAATTTATTGAAGACCGAAAAATGCTGGCTTCTGAATCTGGTTTCGACGGGTTCTATATGGCACTTTTGGAACGTAAAAAATAA
- a CDS encoding AMP-binding protein yields the protein MTQLTHKNVHNYFKINGYHLNAKDLCRVGYSFIKEGDIYERAIGEFLLDWFDNKDYIEMTTSGTTGLPKLVRLEKQAMIQSALATGDFFGLEPGDRALLCLPTQFIAGKMMLVRSLILGLDIDVKAPSTEPLAFNSEKYDFVAMVPLQVQNSIDKLKNVKKLIIGGAKIDSALEAELLKLNGEIYETYGMTETITHIAAKKVGESAFSILPNVKIEKDDRGCLVIYVSSISDEPIVTNDLVELINDKQFVFLGRIDNVINSGGVKLIPEQIEAKLVGKISNRFFVTGVPDSVLGEKLILVIEGEKQDFAPDFFDVLGKFEKPKEIVFVPKFKENENGKLLRKPSLQS from the coding sequence ATGACGCAGTTAACACATAAGAATGTACATAATTATTTTAAAATAAACGGATATCATTTAAATGCAAAAGATTTATGCCGTGTTGGATACAGCTTTATAAAAGAAGGGGATATTTATGAGCGCGCGATAGGTGAATTTCTTTTGGACTGGTTTGATAATAAAGATTATATCGAAATGACGACTTCTGGAACTACTGGACTTCCAAAATTAGTGAGATTAGAAAAACAAGCCATGATTCAATCAGCTTTGGCAACGGGAGATTTTTTTGGTTTGGAGCCGGGAGATAGAGCTTTATTGTGTTTACCAACTCAGTTTATTGCAGGCAAAATGATGCTGGTGAGAAGTTTAATTTTGGGGCTTGATATCGACGTCAAAGCACCAAGTACAGAACCTTTGGCTTTTAATTCTGAAAAATATGATTTTGTCGCAATGGTTCCGCTACAGGTCCAAAATTCAATTGATAAACTGAAAAATGTAAAAAAGCTAATTATTGGTGGTGCCAAAATCGATTCGGCTCTTGAAGCAGAATTGTTAAAACTAAACGGCGAAATATATGAGACGTATGGAATGACGGAAACCATTACGCATATTGCGGCCAAAAAGGTTGGAGAAAGCGCTTTTTCGATTTTGCCGAATGTGAAAATTGAAAAAGATGATCGTGGTTGTCTGGTAATTTATGTTTCTTCTATTTCTGATGAGCCAATTGTTACTAATGATTTGGTTGAATTGATAAACGATAAACAATTTGTTTTCTTAGGAAGAATTGACAATGTGATCAATAGTGGAGGAGTGAAGCTGATTCCTGAACAAATTGAAGCTAAATTAGTTGGGAAAATTTCAAATCGATTTTTTGTAACTGGAGTTCCTGATTCTGTTTTAGGTGAAAAATTGATTTTGGTAATCGAAGGTGAGAAGCAAGATTTTGCTCCTGATTTTTTTGATGTTTTAGGAAAATTCGAGAAACCAAAAGAAATTGTTTTTGTTCCGAAATTTAAAGAAAATGAAAATGGAAAGTTGCTAAGAAAGCCCTCTTTACAATCGTAA
- a CDS encoding serine hydrolase domain-containing protein, producing the protein MKMSFLKMTKIPQILFLILVLSSCGNDKKTSIDPASVVEDTMPKMKPLGPEKRLSQAYINSVQGRINHFYNKNWPNNSMNGSFLVARNGQIIFERYNGYANKNEGTKITADTPVQIASVSKVLTATAVLKLVNAGKLDLDQKVNTILKTFPYEDCTVRMLLSHRTGMRNYAYFTDHDKSVWDRHNQLTNKDILNLLATKDIGLEAKTGTRFGYCNTNYAMLALIIEKITGLKYKEAMSEMIFKPLGMTHTYVFDDDKDRKKIVPSYKGNGAEIGFDYLDNVYGDKNVFSTVRDLLKFDRARQSPDFLKPALLKQVYTGYSNERKGTKNYGLGIRMINWETGQNFYFHNGWWHGNTSSYITLMKENVTIIALSNKMTRNTYAVRKLAPIFGDYPFNFKNEE; encoded by the coding sequence ATGAAAATGAGTTTCCTTAAAATGACAAAGATACCACAAATACTTTTCCTAATCTTAGTTTTAAGTTCATGTGGCAATGATAAAAAGACTAGTATTGATCCAGCTTCAGTAGTTGAAGATACAATGCCAAAGATGAAGCCTTTAGGCCCAGAAAAAAGACTTTCACAAGCCTATATAAATTCCGTACAAGGCAGAATTAATCACTTTTATAACAAAAACTGGCCAAATAATAGTATGAATGGAAGTTTCTTGGTAGCAAGAAACGGACAAATTATTTTTGAACGATACAACGGTTACGCCAATAAAAATGAAGGCACAAAAATCACTGCCGACACTCCAGTGCAAATTGCCTCTGTGAGCAAAGTTTTGACGGCAACTGCGGTTTTAAAATTAGTTAATGCCGGAAAACTTGATTTAGACCAAAAAGTCAATACGATTTTAAAAACCTTTCCATACGAAGATTGTACGGTTCGAATGCTTTTAAGCCATCGTACCGGAATGCGCAATTATGCTTATTTTACTGATCATGATAAATCGGTTTGGGACAGACACAATCAGTTGACGAATAAAGACATTTTAAATCTTTTGGCAACAAAGGATATTGGTCTTGAAGCAAAAACCGGAACTCGTTTTGGTTATTGCAATACCAATTATGCAATGCTGGCGCTTATTATCGAAAAAATCACGGGTTTAAAATATAAAGAAGCAATGTCTGAAATGATTTTCAAACCCCTTGGAATGACGCATACGTATGTTTTTGATGATGACAAAGACAGAAAAAAAATTGTTCCTTCATATAAAGGAAATGGTGCAGAAATTGGTTTCGATTATTTGGATAATGTTTACGGAGACAAAAATGTTTTTTCAACTGTACGCGATCTTTTAAAATTTGACAGAGCAAGACAATCTCCTGACTTTTTAAAACCTGCTTTATTAAAACAAGTTTATACAGGTTACAGCAACGAACGCAAAGGAACCAAAAACTATGGTTTAGGAATCAGAATGATTAATTGGGAAACCGGTCAGAATTTTTATTTCCACAACGGTTGGTGGCACGGCAATACCTCATCTTACATTACTTTAATGAAGGAAAATGTAACGATTATTGCACTTTCAAATAAAATGACCAGAAACACTTATGCGGTTCGTAAACTAGCACCTATTTTTGGCGATTATCCATTTAATTTTAAGAACGAAGAGTAA
- the fumC gene encoding class II fumarate hydratase → MKYRIEKDTMGEVQVPADKYWGAQTERSRNNFKIGNAASMPKEIIEGFAYLKKAAAYANYDLGILPIEKRDAIAKVCDEILAGELDDQFPLVIWQTGSGTQSNMNVNEVIANRAQVLKGFEIGEGEQFIKANDDVNKSQSSNDTFPTGMHIAAYKMVVETTIPGVEKLHATLVKKATEFKEVVKIGRTHLMDATPLTLGQEISGYAAQLAFGLKALKNTLTHLSEIALGGTAVGTGLNTPKGYDVKVAEYIAKFTNHPFVTAENKFEALAAHDAIVETHGALKQLAVSLNKIANDVRMLASGPRSGIGEIHIPENEPGSSIMPGKVNPTQCEALTMVCAQVIGNDMAIAVGGMQGHYELNVFKPVMAANFLQSARLLGDACVSFDEHCAQGIEPNYKRIKELVDNSLMLVTALNTKIGYYKAAEIAQTAHKNGTTLKDEAVRLGYVSAEDFDAWVKPEDMV, encoded by the coding sequence ATGAAATACAGAATAGAAAAAGACACCATGGGCGAAGTTCAAGTCCCAGCCGATAAATATTGGGGTGCACAAACAGAACGTTCCCGAAACAATTTTAAAATAGGAAACGCCGCTTCGATGCCAAAAGAAATCATTGAAGGTTTTGCCTATCTAAAAAAAGCAGCGGCTTATGCCAACTACGACTTAGGCATTTTGCCAATCGAAAAAAGAGACGCCATTGCAAAAGTTTGCGACGAGATTTTAGCAGGAGAATTAGACGATCAGTTTCCGCTAGTAATTTGGCAGACGGGCTCAGGAACGCAAAGCAATATGAATGTCAACGAGGTTATCGCCAACCGCGCTCAGGTTTTGAAAGGCTTTGAAATTGGCGAAGGCGAACAATTCATAAAAGCAAACGATGATGTAAACAAATCACAATCATCAAACGACACCTTCCCTACCGGAATGCATATTGCGGCATACAAAATGGTTGTAGAAACCACTATTCCAGGAGTTGAAAAACTGCACGCCACTTTAGTAAAAAAGGCAACCGAATTTAAAGAAGTTGTTAAAATTGGCCGTACACATTTAATGGATGCAACTCCGCTTACACTCGGACAAGAAATTTCAGGTTATGCCGCACAATTAGCCTTCGGATTAAAAGCTTTAAAAAATACTTTAACACATTTATCTGAAATTGCTTTAGGTGGAACCGCCGTCGGAACCGGATTAAACACTCCAAAAGGTTACGACGTAAAAGTAGCAGAATACATTGCCAAATTCACCAATCATCCTTTTGTAACAGCAGAAAACAAATTTGAAGCTTTGGCAGCACATGACGCCATTGTAGAAACGCACGGAGCTTTGAAACAATTGGCCGTTTCATTAAATAAAATTGCAAATGATGTGAGAATGCTGGCTTCTGGTCCGCGTTCTGGAATTGGCGAAATCCACATTCCCGAAAATGAGCCTGGATCATCAATCATGCCAGGAAAAGTAAATCCAACACAATGCGAAGCTTTAACAATGGTTTGTGCGCAAGTTATTGGAAACGACATGGCAATTGCTGTTGGCGGCATGCAAGGGCATTACGAACTGAATGTTTTCAAACCTGTTATGGCTGCAAACTTTTTGCAATCGGCAAGATTATTGGGTGACGCCTGCGTATCATTTGATGAACATTGTGCGCAAGGAATCGAGCCAAATTACAAACGCATCAAAGAGTTGGTAGATAATTCATTAATGCTCGTTACGGCTTTAAATACAAAAATCGGTTATTATAAAGCTGCTGAAATAGCCCAAACAGCTCATAAAAACGGAACAACTTTAAAAGATGAAGCGGTCCGTTTAGGATATGTTTCAGCTGAAGATTTTGACGCTTGGGTAAAACCTGAGGATATGGTTTAG
- a CDS encoding NAD(P)-dependent oxidoreductase, protein MKFGIIKERKNPPDRRVVFAPDALAKLKQQYHDAVVEVESSDIRIFSDLQYKSMGITVTDDISDCDVLFGVKEVPVENLIPNKAYFFFSHTIKKQPHNRKLLQAILEKKIDLYDHETIVNEHDHRLIGFGKYAGMVGVYNGIRAFGIKFELFKLPKAETLSGKEDLIKHLKRITMPALKFVVTGTGKVGSGAKEILDAIKVKEITVDNYLTKKYAQTVYVQLDVLEYNKRKDGQVLDFVDFVTHPEEYESDFERFTKVSDIYFAGHFHANNAPMILTKEMLNASDCKLKVVADISCDVNGPIACTVRSSTIAEPLYGYFPLEDREVDFFHPAAVAVMAVDNLPCEIPKDASEGFGEQFMEHVIPAFFNGDKDGILKRAKITENGKLTERFSYLQDYVDNGEL, encoded by the coding sequence ATGAAATTTGGAATTATAAAAGAAAGAAAAAACCCACCAGATCGACGTGTAGTATTTGCTCCAGATGCATTAGCAAAATTAAAACAACAGTATCACGATGCTGTAGTGGAAGTAGAGAGTTCAGATATAAGGATTTTTTCAGATCTTCAATATAAAAGTATGGGTATAACCGTAACAGATGATATTTCTGATTGTGACGTCTTATTTGGAGTAAAAGAAGTTCCTGTAGAAAATTTAATTCCAAATAAAGCCTATTTCTTTTTTTCACATACCATAAAAAAACAGCCTCATAACCGAAAACTGCTTCAGGCTATTTTAGAAAAAAAAATTGACTTGTACGATCATGAAACGATTGTAAATGAGCACGATCATCGTTTGATTGGTTTTGGAAAATACGCCGGTATGGTTGGCGTTTACAATGGAATCAGAGCTTTCGGAATTAAATTTGAATTGTTCAAGCTTCCAAAAGCGGAAACACTTTCAGGGAAAGAGGATTTGATTAAGCATTTAAAGCGCATCACAATGCCAGCTCTAAAATTTGTTGTTACCGGGACTGGAAAGGTTGGGAGCGGAGCAAAAGAAATTCTGGATGCAATTAAAGTAAAAGAAATTACCGTTGATAATTACTTGACTAAAAAATATGCACAAACGGTTTATGTACAATTAGACGTTTTAGAATACAACAAAAGAAAAGATGGACAAGTTTTGGATTTTGTAGATTTTGTTACGCATCCAGAAGAATACGAATCAGATTTTGAGAGATTTACAAAAGTGTCTGATATTTATTTTGCAGGACATTTTCATGCTAATAATGCGCCAATGATTTTGACTAAAGAAATGCTGAACGCAAGCGACTGTAAATTGAAAGTTGTAGCTGATATTTCATGCGATGTAAATGGACCAATTGCTTGTACAGTTCGTTCGTCAACAATTGCAGAACCTTTATATGGTTATTTTCCTTTAGAAGATAGAGAAGTAGATTTTTTCCATCCTGCTGCGGTTGCAGTGATGGCTGTTGATAATTTGCCTTGTGAAATTCCGAAAGATGCGAGCGAAGGTTTTGGAGAACAATTTATGGAACACGTCATTCCAGCTTTCTTCAACGGTGATAAAGACGGAATCCTAAAACGCGCAAAAATTACCGAAAACGGAAAATTGACGGAGCGATTTAGTTATTTGCAGGATTATGTCGATAATGGTGAATTGTAA